A stretch of the Capricornis sumatraensis isolate serow.1 chromosome 19, serow.2, whole genome shotgun sequence genome encodes the following:
- the LOC138095029 gene encoding uncharacterized protein, whose product MAGLRNGHRSCIRAAFTASTRAGFQKRQRNRLHRLKASHKKNHLDFVEGIWRELLDPYDADWEDARGHASCHLSGCSLGAASCDEPLHMLKSRGPGDVSLEDPLSANLPVLVLTATGWASAAPEASDVDMQPVEAGRLEAQGRMARLPGPPEDSGMTEEDRGSPEAGRPQGRARRSRPPPRLGTGRDRGPKLPLSKRKLELLLAEPEKSKRKKQYVV is encoded by the exons ACGGCCATCGCAGCTGCATCCGGGCTGCGTTCACAGCCAGCACCAGGGCCGGCTtccagaagaggcagagaaacaggCTCCATCGCCTCAAG GCCAGTCACAAGAAGAATCATCTGGACTTTGTTGAAGGCATCTGGAGGGAG CTTTTAGATCCGTACGACGCTGACTGGGAAGACGCCCGTGGCCACGCCTCCTGTCATCTCAGCGGCTGTTCCTTGGGTGCTGCGAGCTGTGACGAGCCTCTGCACATGCTCAAGTCCAGGGGTCCAGGGGATGTGAGCTTAGAAGACCCCCTCTCGGCGAACCTTCCGGTCTTGGTCCTGACGGCCACCGGCTGGGCCTCTGCAGCCCCGGAGGCCAGCGACGTGGACATGCAACCTGTGGAGGCCGGCCGCCTGGAGGCACAGGGGCGGATGGCCCGGCTGCCTGGACCCCCAGAGGACTCGGGGATGACGGAGGAAGACCGGGGGTCCCCCGAGGCTGGCAGACCCCAGGGCAGGGCCAGAAGATCACGGCCGCCCCCCAGACTCGGGACCGGGAGGGACAGGGGGCCCAAGCTCCCCCTCTCCAAGAGGAAACTGGAACTTTTACTTGCAGAGCCGGAGAAGAGTAAGCGAAAGAAGCAGTATGTGGTCTAG